A part of Palaemon carinicauda isolate YSFRI2023 chromosome 8, ASM3689809v2, whole genome shotgun sequence genomic DNA contains:
- the LOC137645352 gene encoding uncharacterized protein, which translates to MVALRHTVEKFGKESQDVQDMILNNTYVDDILYSTDTIENAIKLIQDTERVLSQGSFRIKHWIVSGHYENCNIRIIESDSEKILGLKWNPVDDYFSFAVRLNFTPRIRKVRSGPNLDISEFDYKFPEILTRRKILSQIASLYDPLGLVIPVLLKAKILMRSMISKGNSNGGGIKWDDPLDDSMMNEWKAFFKELYGLESLTFRRPLKPSNAFGKPNLVIFSDGSTQAYGACAYVRWQISDSKFESSLIMAKNKIAPVKQMSIPRLELCGALIAARMRELIVKEFSWEFESVYHIVDSTIVRSQIQKESHGFNTFVAVRIAEIQIKTDSREWWWVDSIQNVADMTSKPCSPEKMGENSAWQNGPKFLTLLGCSRMDHKL; encoded by the coding sequence ATGGTAGCTTTGAGACATACAGTAGAAAAATTCGGTAAGGAATCCCAGGATGTGCAAGATATGATTCTTAATAatacatatgtagatgatatactgTATTCTACTGATACCATTGAGAATGCAATCAAATTGATACAGGATACTGAAAGGGTATTGTCGCAGGGAAGTTTCAGAATAAAGCACTGGATAGTCAGCGGGCATTATGAAAACTGCAATATAAGAATAATAGAATCTGATAGTGAGAAAATCTTAGGTTTAAAATGGAATCCTGTAGATGACTATTTTTCCTTTGCTGTAAGACTCAACTTTACACCAAGAATAAGAAAGGTTAGGAGTGGTCCAAATTTAGATATAAGTGAATTTGATTATAAATTTCCAGAAATATTAACACGCAGAAAGATATTGAGTCAAATTGCATCGTTGTATGATCCATTAGGGTTGGTTATACCAGTATTACTCAAAGCTAAGATCTTGATGAGATCCATGATTTCCAAAGGAAACTCAAATGGTGGTGGAATCAAGTGGGATGATCCACTTGATGATTCCATGATGAACGAATGGAAAGCGTTTTTCAAAGAATTGTATGGACTGGAGTCATTAACTTTTAGAAGACCCTTAAAGCCATCTAATGCTTTTGGTAAGCCGAACCTAGTAATATTTTCTGATGGTAGCACGCAAGCATATGGGGCTTGTGCATATGTGAGGTGGCAAATCAGTGATAGTAAGTTTGAATCAAGTCTGATAATGGCAAAAAATAAGATTGCACCAGTGAAACAAATGTCTATTCCTCGTCTGGAATTATGTGGTGCTCTCATAGCTGCTAGGATGAGAGAACTCATAGTAAAGGAGTTTTCATGGGAGTTTGAGTCGGTTTATCACATAGTTGACTCGACAATTGTAAGATCACAAATTCAAAAGGAGTCCCATGGATTCAACACATTTGTTGCTGTACGCATTGCAGAGATACAAATAAAAACTGATTCAAGGGAATGGTGGTGGGTTGATTCGATTCAAAATGTTGCTGATATGACCTCTAAACCGTGTAGTCCAGAAAAAATGGGTGAAAATTCTGCCTGGCAAAATGGACCAAAATTCCTAACATtactgggatgttcaaggatggaccataagttgtaa
- the LOC137645353 gene encoding uncharacterized protein yields MPSDAPWYNGASEALIKSVKRCLCISVGDSVLNFGELQTALFSIANLMNERPIGTKPGFSLELGGYLCPNDLLLGRSTCFCPSGMYDISGDHKRRLKFIQSIIESFWKKWHRDYFPSLLIRQKWHTTRRNVRVGDVVLVQDSNVVRGAWKLAQVIKADPGQDGVVRDVDLRYKIIKHGKGYDGGVDKIMCRSVHRLVVLLPIEEQCIHT; encoded by the coding sequence ATGCCTAGTGACGCACCTTGGTATAATGGGGCAAGTGAAGCCCTGATCAAATCTGTCAAAAGGTGTCTTTGTATTAGTGTGGGAGATTCTGTATTGAATTTTGGAGAGTTACAAACTGCTTTGTTTAGTATTGCTAATCTGATGAATGAAAGACCAATTGGTACAAAACCTGGATTTAGTTTAGAGTTGGGGGGATACCTCTGTCCCAATGATCTGTTGCTTGGTCGGTCCACTTGCTTTTGTCCAAGTGGGATGTACGATATTAGTGGGGATCACAAAAGGAGATTAAAGTTTATACAAAGTATAATAGAATCCTTCTGGAAAAAGTGGCACCGAGACTATTTTCCTTCATTGTTAATCAGGCAGAAATGGCATACAACAAGGAGGAATGTAAGAGTTGGAGATGTGGTACTTGTGCAAGATAGTAATGTTGTAAGGGGGGCATGGAAACTAGCACAGGTGATTAAAGCTGATCCAGGACAAGATGGCGTTGTCCGTGATGTTGATTTAAGGTATAAGATTATAAAGCATGGGAAGGGATATGATGGTGGAGTGGATAAGATTATGTGTAGATCAGTACACAGGTTGGTGGTGTTATTACCAATAGAAGAACAATGTATTCATACGTAG
- the LOC137645354 gene encoding uncharacterized protein: protein MGVQEELIALKRKRAISKGKFTRKVTMCNEGINRGDDLLVLTKNYEEMVEAFKCLEYQNDELIHFICENEDKLADSNLEEEAQQYILDSERLKCEVSAKIFKGVQGVKATDKSKIKVKKFEPPMFEGNLRNYPTFKEDYENLVKSIYGTDPYALKMCLGGEALQAVKGSEGNYDEMIQRLDDKFGNPRKIVDLVVGELRSLKKIYDNDTKGFIKMVDQVEQCWLDLKKVNLSDELNSANVVSHIEKVLPSLQKREWVIKADEVSVTSNLFPELLKFLQKERKLLEYRNSNVRSSGSDNKATVYHVDSTVENESELIKLVKQIGEEQSIKNKEFESCIVNLTEMVKGIKPKAESKGIGCLLHNSIGHDITECYKFNGCGSKERFEIIKGNGICFRCLRGYHTARSCNVGTLCDVIMEGKGPCNRNHHPLLHSDRVENSIHKAISEKGFAVLLNISMVNSKNRPVSVLWDPGADISFITNRMAKKLGLSGKHINSSMIKVGNTVEYHSSNEYCVPLIDKSGKVWNVNAVGINEITAKIKEVDLSRVSELFEGISNLELNRPHGEIDMLIGADYCEILPRVVETNKGLQLLENQFGFSIRGRHDKITNQVNTSNHVFVRIHKLSSSVNLNEINIEPTENLKDQLDKFFAIEEMGTRCNPQCIKFMCRGCPGLNYVSLKEEKEMKLIEEGLTYDEKQKCWFVRYPWIRDPNQLKNNIKVANARLRTTENRLRKLGNEYAMKYQKEIEDMVRRGVARKLTNKEIQEYNGPIHYIHHHEGLKPESSSTPVRIVFNSSASYMGQRLNDFWAKGPDILNSLLGVLCRFRQDNIAMVGDIAKMYHTVKLSTLDEHTHRFVWRDLDESRPPDQYVLTTVTFGDRPSGTIAMVALRHTVEKFGKESQDVQDSNVVRGAWKLAQVIKADPGQDGVVRDVDLRYKIIKHGKGYDGGVDKIMCRSVHRLVVLLPIEEQCIHT, encoded by the coding sequence ATGGGTGTGCAAGAGGAACTCAtcgccctgaagaggaagagggcaATCAGCAAAGGGAAGTTCACCAGGAAGGTAACTATGTGCAATGAAGGAATCAATCGAGGTGATGATTTATTAGTGTTAACGAAGAACTATGAGGaaatggttgaagcctttaaatgcTTAGAGTATCAAAATGATGAATTGATACATTTTATATGTGAAAACGAGGATAAGCTAGCCGATAGTAATTTAGAAGAAGAAGCCCAACAATATATTCTAGATAGTGaaagattaaaatgtgaagtaagtgcaaaaatatTCAAAGGTGTCCAGGGTGTAAAGGCAACAGATAAATCGAAGATTAAAGTAAAGAAATTTGAACCACCAATGTTCGAAGGTAATTTAAGAAACTATCCAACTTTTAAGGAAGATTATGAGAATTTAGTTAAGAGTATATATGGCACTGATCCATATGCTCTCAAAATGTGTCTAGGTGGAGAAGCACTTCAAGCAGTGAAGGGCTCAGAGGGTAATTATGATGAAATGATTCAACGTTTGGATGATAAATTTGGGAATCCCAGAAAGATTGTAGACTTAGTGGTTGGTGAGCTTAGATCTCTAAAGAAAATTTACGATAATGATACCAAAGGATTTATTAAAATGGTCGATCAGGTTGAGCAATGTTGGCttgatttaaaaaaggtaaatctcTCTGATGAACTTAATAGTGCAAACGTTGTCAGCCATATAGAAAAGGTTTTACCTTCACTTCAAAAGAGAGAATGGGTAATTAAAGCAGATGAGGTATCAGTAACTAGCAATCTGTTTCCAGAGTTGTTGAAGTTCTTACAGAAGGAGAGAAAACTTTTGGAATATAGGAATTCCAATGTTAGGAGTAGCGGTAGTGATAATAAGGCAACAGTCTATCATGTTGACAGCACAGTTGAGAATGAATCGGAATTGATAAAATTGGTGAAACAAATTGGGGAAgaacaaagtataaaaaataaggaatttgaatCTTGTATTGTTAACTTGACAGAAATGGTTAAAGGTATTAAACCTAAGGCAGAGAGTAAGGGGATAGGATGCCTGTTACACAATTCAATTGGTCATGATATAACAGAATGTTATAAATTTAATGGTTGTGGTAGCAAAGAAAGATTTGAGATTATAAAGGGTAATGGAATATGTTTTAGGTGTCTAAGGGGATATCATACTGCTCGTAGCTGCAATGTTGGTACATTGTGTGATGTCATCATGGAAGGTAAAGGGCCATGCAATCGTAATCATCATCCACTGTTACATTCCGATAGAGTAGAAAATAGTATTCACAAAGCGATATCAGAAAAGGGATTTGCAGTGTTATTGAATATCAGTATGGTGAATAGTAAGAACAGGCCTGTTAGTGTATTGTGGGATCCAGGAGcggatatttcatttataacaaataGGATGGCTAAGAAATTGGGTTTAAGTGGAAAGCATATAAATTCATCCATGATCAAGGTGGGCAATACGGTTGAATATCACTCAAGCAACGAATATTGTGTACCACTAATTGATAAATCTGGTAAGGTTTGGAATGTGAATGCTGTTGGAATTAATGAAATAACAGCCAAAATCAAGGAAGTAGACTTATCCAGGGTATCTGAACTTTTTGAGGGAATATCAAACTTAGAGCTGAATCGCCCACATGGGGAAATTGATATGCTTATTGGTGCTGATTATTGTGAAATATTGCCAAGGGTTGTTGAAACAAATAAGGGTCTCCAGTTGCTAGAAAATCAGTTTGGGTTCAGCATACGTGGTAGACACGATAAAATTACTAATCAAGTTAATACTAGTAATCATGTGTTTGTGAGAATTCATAAACTTTCAAGTTCAGTAAATTTGAATGAAATCAATATTGAGCCAACAGAAAATCTAAAGGATCAGTTAGATAAATTTTTTGCCATAGAAGAAATGGGAACAAGGTGTAATCCACAATGTATCAAATTTATGTGCAGAGGTTGTCCTGGACTCAATtatgtaagtttgaaagaagaaaaggaaatgaaattgattGAGGAAGGATTAACGTATGATGAGAAACAGAAATGCTGGTTTGTAAGGTATCCTTGGATAAGAGATCCAAATcaattgaaaaataacataaaggtAGCAAATGCCAGGTTAAGAACAACAGAGAATAGATTAAGGAAACTTGGGAATGAGTATGcaatgaaatatcagaaagagattgAAGATATGGTTAGAAGGGGAGTAGCTAGGAAATTAACTAATAAGGAGATTCAAGAGTACAACGGCCCAATTCACTATATTCATCACCATGAGGGGTTGAAGCCAGAATCTAGTTCAACCCCAGTGCGCATTGTCTTCAATTCTTCAGCATCTTATATGGGACAGAGGTTAAACGATTTTTGGGCTAAGGGGCCTGATATTTTGAACAGTTTGCTGGGAGTGTTGTGTAGATTTAGGCAAGATAATATAGCCATGGTGGGTGACATAGCAAAGATGTACCATACTGTAAAACTCAGCACACTAGATGAACATACACATAGATTTGTATGGAGGGACTTGGATGAGAGTAGGCCACCTGATCAGTATGTTCTTACCACAGTAACATTTGGAGATAGGCCCAGTGGTACTATAGCTATGGTAGCTTTGAGACATACAGTAGAAAAATTCGGTAAGGAATCCCAGGATGTGCAAGATAGTAATGTTGTAAGGGGGGCATGGAAACTAGCACAGGTGATTAAAGCTGATCCAGGACAAGATGGCGTTGTCCGTGATGTTGATTTAAGGTATAAGATTATAAAGCATGGGAAGGGATATGATGGTGGAGTGGATAAGATTATGTGTAGATCAGTACACAGGTTGGTGGTGTTATTACCAATAGAAGAACAATGTATTCATACGTAG
- the LOC137645355 gene encoding uncharacterized protein, giving the protein METPEGEKKILGIAKAQDAASKDLTHIRQIKDSNGIVLAEESEIKRRWETYFEGLLNDENPRTIFEDGLPNEIVTIGVTRREVEQAVKKMKYSKAAGLDNIPVEVWKSFGEEGIDILWDLTQKIFNQEKMPEEWRRSLIIHIYKGKGDIQEYGNYRGIKADKPYYENMGEDN; this is encoded by the coding sequence atggaaacaccagaaggagagaagaaaatattaggaATTGCTAAGGCCCAAGATGCTGCATCCAAAGACCTGACacatataaggcaaataaaagatagcaatggcatagttctagcagaagagagtgaaatcaaaagaaggtgggaaacttattttgaaggactattgaatgacgAGAACCCAAGAAcaatatttgaagatggactcccaaacgagatagttaccataggagtgactagaagagaagtagaacaagcagtaaagaagatgaaatatAGTAAAGCGGCAGGactggataatataccagtagaggtatggaagagttttggagaggaaggcatagatatcttgtgggacttgacacagaagatcttcaatcaggaaaagatgccagaggaatggagaagaagcttAATAATTCAcatttataaggggaagggagacatccaggaatatgGCAACTACAGAGGAAtcaaagctgataagccatactatgaaaatatgggagaagataattga